The genomic window GTGTCGAGATCGAAAACGAAACCGCACCCTCGATTGCACACGGAATGTTCACCTTCGTCGCTACCTGCGATTTCTCGGCCCGCACCAAGGGGCGGGCCATTCACTCCAAAGACTTCCGCCCCGGCGCGAGCGTCGGGTGGGTGCCAGCCAACCTGGGGATCGGTCCGCTCGGGCACATCGTCGGCGGCATCCCCTATGGCGCATCGGGAGACCTCCGCTTGCTCGCCGATGCCGACTCCAAAACCACCATCTCCGGGGTTCCCGGCCAGGCTGACCTGGACTACTGCTTCAGCGACGTGGTCAACACCGACGGAACTCCGTGGGAATCGTGCAGCAGAACCTTTCTCAAAAACACCGTGGCGCAGCTAAAGGACAAACACGGAATTACCTTTACCGCCTCCTTCGAGCACGAATTCGTCGAGCGCGCAGCCACGCGCTTCCCGCACCCCTTCTCCTATTCGAATTTCCTTTCCGCGGAGCCGGTAAGCTCCACGCTGTTTAAGATTCTCGACCGTGCAGGAATCGAGCCGGAATGCTGGTTGCCCGAGTATGCCCAGCACCAGTACGAGCTCACCCTCAAGCCCACCGACCCGCTACGCGCGGCCGATCGCGCCCTCCTTCTGCGCGATATCACGTGCAACGTCTACGAAGCCTTCGACAAGGAAGTCACTTTTTCTCCGGTCCCCAGTGCCGAGGCGGGAGGCTCCGGGGTCCATGTCCACTACGGGCTCTACGGCGAAAACGGCGAGGCCATCTCCTTCGATGCCTCCCGGCCGGGCCGAGTCTCCGAGCTGGCCGGGCGCTTCAACGCGGGCATCATCAAATACGCCCCGGCGCTGACCGCCTTATTCGCTCCGCTCACGGTCAGCTACCTCCGGCTGAAACCCGACAACTGGTCGACGGCCCGCG from Corynebacterium confusum includes these protein-coding regions:
- a CDS encoding glutamine synthetase family protein, with the translated sequence MSVEIENETAPSIAHGMFTFVATCDFSARTKGRAIHSKDFRPGASVGWVPANLGIGPLGHIVGGIPYGASGDLRLLADADSKTTISGVPGQADLDYCFSDVVNTDGTPWESCSRTFLKNTVAQLKDKHGITFTASFEHEFVERAATRFPHPFSYSNFLSAEPVSSTLFKILDRAGIEPECWLPEYAQHQYELTLKPTDPLRAADRALLLRDITCNVYEAFDKEVTFSPVPSAEAGGSGVHVHYGLYGENGEAISFDASRPGRVSELAGRFNAGIIKYAPALTALFAPLTVSYLRLKPDNWSTARAFCGLQNRESLIRVCPTNEINGKSPEKQLHFEFRGSDAGANPWILMGIILRAGLAGLDEGLDPVDIVEGDLDLEGKHAELPELPGTLGEALDLFEANEEVQSWFAPAWSETYLKVKRDEISELHGKSFEEQCEVYADVF